The genomic region GGAGCGAATTAGAAGCAGCTTTAAAGGCAGAGGTAGCCAGATTAGAAGAGTTAGAAGGACCTCGCAGCAAGCAAGCTTTAGAAGCAACCTTCAATTTGAGTCTGAAAGCACTAAAAGACTATAGCGAAGCAGCTTGGCACAATTTTATCTGGTTGGGGGTATTACCTGAAGATGTCACCATCACCGCACCGATGACGGCAAATCTTTGGGATATTTCTGTTACAGATGCTAAAAAGCGTTTGGAACTGTTATGGAATGACGCGCTATTGCAATCTAACTCACCTGTAGAAATCGCGGGTGCTAGTTGGAATAGCTATCGGATGCACGACTTGTTACACGATGTTGCCCGCCGACTGCTGACATCTACAGCAGGGATAGGGATTAGTTTACCTGAAGCTCACAGAAAGTTATTAGCACGATATCAGCAGAAAACTCAAAATGGGCAATGGCATACTTTGGCTGATGATGGCTACATTCATCAGCGTTTAGTGTGGCATTTAGAGCAAGCGCAATGGACAGAAGAAATTCACCAACTGCTACGGGAGACAGCCGCCAATGGTCGCAATGGTTGGTATGAAGCGCGAGAACGTTTAGGACAAACGGCTGGCTATATCAGCGATATTTCTCGGATTTGGGAAATAGTGGATGCCAATCAAACGCCAACCTCTAAAATTATTGGTTGGCAATGCCGCTATGCGCTGATTGTTGCTTCCCTGAATAGCTTGGCGAAAAATATTCCTCCTGCTTTGCTGGTGGCACTGGTGAGAAAACAGGTGTGGACTCCAGAACAGGGTTTAGCTTATGCTTTGCAGATTCCAGAGCCACAGCAGAAAGTAACAGCTCTTACGGAACTAGCAGAGATAGAAAATTGCTTGTCTGTAATTCTCAAAGAAAAAGCACTACAATCTGCCCTCAAAGCTGCCCAAGCCATTGAGGATGAGAGGTATCGCGCCGATGCCCTGAGTGCAATAGCTCCCAAACTGCCAGAAACTTTGTTACCCGAAGCCCTCAAAGCTGCCCAAGCCATTGAGTCTGAGTATCTTCGCGTCCTAGCCCTGAGTGCAATAGCAGACAAACTGCCAGAGGTGTTACCTCTCATACTCAAAGCTGCCCAAGCCATTAAGGATGAGCAGCATCGCGCCAAAGCCCTGAGTGCAATAGCAGACAAACTGCCAGAGGTGTTACCCAAAGCCCTCAAAGCTGCCCAAGCCATTAAGGATGAGCAGCATCGCGCCGAAGCCCTGAGTGCAATAGCAGACAAACTGCCAGAGGTGTTACCCGAAGCCCTCAAAGCTGCCCAAGCCATTGAGTATAATGACTTGGCTCGCGCCCATGCCCTGAGAGCTTTAGCCGACAAACTGCCAGAAACTTTGTTACCCGAAGCCCTCAAAGCTGCCCAAGCCATTAAGAATGAGGAGTATCGCACCCTAGCCCTGAGAGCTTTAGCCGACAAACTGCCAGAAACTTTGTTACCTGAAGCCCTCAAAGCTTCCCAAGGCATTGAGTCTGAGTATCTTCGCGCCCTAGCCCTGAGTGCAATAGCAGACAAACTGCCAGAGGTGTTACCCGAAGCTCTCAAAGCTGCCCAAGCCATTGAGTATGAGAGGTATCGCGCCGAAGCCCTGAGTGCAATAGCAGACAAACTGCCAGAGGTGTTACCCGAAGCCCTCAAAGCTGCCCAAGCCATTGAGGATGAGAGGGATCGCGCCGAAGCCCTGAGTGCAATAGCAGACAAACTGCCAGAAACTTTGTTACCCGAAGCCCTCAAAGCTGCCCAAGCCTTTGAGTATAAGAGGTGTCGCGCCGAAGCCCTGAGAGCTTTAGCCGACAAACTGCCAGCGGTGTTGCCCGAAGCCCACAAAGCTGCCCTAGCCATTGAGGATGAGTCGGATCGCGCCGAAGCCCTGAGAGCTTTAGCCGACAAACTGCCAGCGGTGTTACCCGAAGCCCTCAAAGCTGCCCAAGCCATTAAGGATGAGCAGTATCGCGCCGAAGCCCTGAGAGCTTTAGCCGACAAACTGCCAGCGGTGTTACCCGAAGCCCTCAAAGCTGCCCAAGCCATTGAAAATGAGTATCATCGCGCCGAAGCCCTGAGAGCTTTAGCCGACAAACTGCCAGCGGTGTTACCTCTCATACTCAAAGCTGCCCAAGCCTTTGAGTATGAGCAGTATCGCGCCGAAGCCCTGAGTGCAATAGCTCCTAAACTGCCAGAAACTTTTTTACCCGAAGCCCTCAAAGCTGCCCAAGCCATTGAGGATGAGAGGTATCGCGCCGAAGCCCTGATTGCAATAGCTCCCAAACTGCCCGAAAGTTTGTTACCCGAAGCCCTCAAAGCTGCCCAAGCCATTGAGGATGAGAGGTATCGCGCCTATGCCCTGATTGCAATAGCTCCCAAACTGCCAGAAACTTTGTTACCTGAAGCCCTCAAAGCTTCCCAAGGCATTGAGTCTGAGTATCTTCGCGCCGAAGCCCTGAGTGCAATAGCAGACAAACTGCCAGAGGTGTTACCTCTCATACTCAAAGCTGCCCTAGCCATTGAGCATGAGTATTATCGCGCCGAAGCCCTGAGAGCAATAGCAGACAAACTGCCAGAGATGTTACCCGAAGCCCTCAAAGCTGCCCAAGCCATTGAGCATGAGTATTATCGCGCCGAAGCCCTGAGAGCAATAGCAGACAAACTGCCAGAGATGTTACCCGAAGCCCTCAAAGCTGCCCAAGCCATTGAGGAAGAGTGGTATCGCGCCTATGCCCTGATTGCAATAGCAGACAAACTGCCAGAGGTGTTACCCGAAGCCCTCAAAGCTGCCCAAGCCATTGAGTCTGAGTGTAATCGCGTCCGAGTCCTGATTGCAATAGCTCCCAAACTGCCAGAGATGTTACCCGAAGCCCTCAAAGCTGCCCAAGCCTTTGAGTCTGA from Aerosakkonema funiforme FACHB-1375 harbors:
- a CDS encoding NB-ARC domain-containing protein, encoding MLKRYLRKLLKRIYIILSKLARSFSKKRRKIRRGFGHELSHKTNNIYAKNTNIAKLEEKTKSEFQSAQPISSYKEDNVVQNSKGDGNILVGVVGGNLTINYRRPVDRPFQAPNLPTNFVDRPDISRSLKAGLLANTTSNSGVLLVSALHGLGGIGKTTLVAALAHDTDIQKRFSGGVLWATLGQTPDIISLLSSWVKALGDYEFPARTIEETSNHLRGLLQEKAVLLVVDDVWDSDHLKPFLVASSQSQVIVTSRRVDVADGVTAKLTELNLMTPEESLALLSKSLERELITGEGQEALQVAKAVGYLPLALNLVAARVKRGVAWSELEAALKAEVARLEELEGPRSKQALEATFNLSLKALKDYSEAAWHNFIWLGVLPEDVTITAPMTANLWDISVTDAKKRLELLWNDALLQSNSPVEIAGASWNSYRMHDLLHDVARRLLTSTAGIGISLPEAHRKLLARYQQKTQNGQWHTLADDGYIHQRLVWHLEQAQWTEEIHQLLRETAANGRNGWYEARERLGQTAGYISDISRIWEIVDANQTPTSKIIGWQCRYALIVASLNSLAKNIPPALLVALVRKQVWTPEQGLAYALQIPEPQQKVTALTELAEIENCLSVILKEKALQSALKAAQAIEDERYRADALSAIAPKLPETLLPEALKAAQAIESEYLRVLALSAIADKLPEVLPLILKAAQAIKDEQHRAKALSAIADKLPEVLPKALKAAQAIKDEQHRAEALSAIADKLPEVLPEALKAAQAIEYNDLARAHALRALADKLPETLLPEALKAAQAIKNEEYRTLALRALADKLPETLLPEALKASQGIESEYLRALALSAIADKLPEVLPEALKAAQAIEYERYRAEALSAIADKLPEVLPEALKAAQAIEDERDRAEALSAIADKLPETLLPEALKAAQAFEYKRCRAEALRALADKLPAVLPEAHKAALAIEDESDRAEALRALADKLPAVLPEALKAAQAIKDEQYRAEALRALADKLPAVLPEALKAAQAIENEYHRAEALRALADKLPAVLPLILKAAQAFEYEQYRAEALSAIAPKLPETFLPEALKAAQAIEDERYRAEALIAIAPKLPESLLPEALKAAQAIEDERYRAYALIAIAPKLPETLLPEALKASQGIESEYLRAEALSAIADKLPEVLPLILKAALAIEHEYYRAEALRAIADKLPEMLPEALKAAQAIEHEYYRAEALRAIADKLPEMLPEALKAAQAIEEEWYRAYALIAIADKLPEVLPEALKAAQAIESECNRVRVLIAIAPKLPEMLPEALKAAQAFESEKYRAEALIAIAPKLPETLLPEALKAAQAFENEEYRAEALIAIAPKLPETLLPEALKAAQAFENEEYRAKVLSAIATKLPENLLPEALKAAQAFEYERYRAQALSAIATKLPENLLPEALKAAQAIEEEYNRAEALRALAPHLSQMPEVKLFSLWKDTLHSLSLRTRPNLLRDLAELEPVIFALGGEAVLEDLFHAIQDVAKWWR